A stretch of Kaistella flava (ex Peng et al. 2021) DNA encodes these proteins:
- a CDS encoding aminopeptidase P family protein yields the protein MTSSEKIVALRQKMSENNIDAFIVYSADPHMSEYLPAEWQERSWLSGFTGSAGFVVITHDKAGLWTDGRYFVQAPIELKDSGIDLFKDGMEGTPNYIDWIISEIPDNGTVAVNAIATSNANWELLTEKLSAKGRKLVDLPLLKEIWTNRNPEAKKNPIFVQPVERAGKSVNDKLVDIRNKMEELDASVHIISSLDDVAWTLNLRGSDVQSNPVFLGYIILTKNEAKLYVDLEKLDVDSRKQMDESCVKMLPYEEFYNDLKNISDEKVLISPNSNQLIFEALKNNNTFIKAPVPGNLMKAIKNETELEGFRIVMQRDGVAMVKFLYWLTHQAGKEPMTEFSIGEKLRGFRAEGKNFVGESFGSIVGYKENGAIMHYSAKSEGSKEVTNEATILVDSGGQYLEGTTDITRTLALGTPSDEFKENCTLALKGLIQLSMVKFPKGTRGVQLDAFARMALWKENKDFNHGTGHGVGSFMNVHEGPQNIRKDMNPQELIPGMVLSNEPGFYYDYHYGIRHENLIAVKETETTDFGTFYEFETLTLCPFDKKVINADLLTPPEKEWLNNYHRWCEEKLAADLQGDIKEWFLELVKPI from the coding sequence ATGACTTCATCAGAAAAAATAGTGGCACTTCGCCAAAAAATGTCAGAAAATAATATAGATGCTTTTATTGTTTATTCTGCAGACCCTCACATGAGTGAATATTTGCCCGCAGAATGGCAAGAGAGATCGTGGCTTTCTGGTTTTACTGGGTCAGCTGGATTCGTTGTTATTACCCATGATAAAGCAGGATTATGGACCGATGGTAGATATTTTGTACAAGCACCAATTGAACTGAAAGATTCCGGAATTGATCTTTTTAAAGATGGAATGGAAGGAACTCCGAATTATATCGACTGGATTATTTCTGAAATCCCGGATAACGGAACTGTAGCAGTTAACGCCATTGCAACTTCAAATGCCAACTGGGAATTGTTGACCGAAAAACTTTCAGCAAAAGGAAGAAAATTAGTTGATTTACCATTATTAAAAGAAATCTGGACCAACAGAAATCCAGAAGCTAAAAAGAATCCAATTTTCGTACAGCCAGTAGAAAGAGCAGGAAAGTCAGTCAATGATAAGTTGGTTGATATTCGTAATAAAATGGAAGAACTGGATGCTTCAGTTCATATTATTTCCAGTTTAGATGATGTAGCCTGGACTTTAAATTTACGCGGAAGTGATGTTCAGTCCAATCCCGTATTTTTAGGATATATTATTTTGACTAAAAATGAAGCGAAACTATATGTGGATTTAGAAAAGCTGGATGTTGACTCCAGAAAACAAATGGATGAATCTTGTGTTAAGATGCTTCCTTACGAAGAATTCTACAATGATCTAAAAAACATTAGCGACGAAAAAGTATTGATTTCACCGAACAGTAATCAATTGATTTTTGAAGCTTTGAAAAATAATAACACTTTTATTAAAGCACCCGTTCCAGGAAATTTAATGAAAGCGATTAAAAATGAAACCGAGTTAGAAGGTTTCAGAATCGTGATGCAGAGAGATGGAGTAGCGATGGTGAAATTCCTTTATTGGTTAACCCATCAAGCTGGAAAAGAACCGATGACCGAATTTTCTATCGGTGAAAAATTAAGAGGTTTCCGTGCAGAAGGTAAAAACTTCGTGGGCGAAAGTTTCGGCAGTATCGTCGGTTACAAAGAAAATGGTGCAATTATGCATTATTCAGCAAAAAGTGAAGGAAGTAAAGAAGTAACCAATGAAGCGACAATTCTGGTAGATTCCGGCGGTCAATATTTAGAAGGAACTACCGATATCACCAGAACTTTGGCTTTGGGAACCCCTTCTGATGAATTTAAAGAAAACTGTACTTTAGCTTTAAAAGGATTAATCCAACTTTCAATGGTGAAATTCCCGAAAGGCACTCGTGGTGTTCAACTGGACGCATTTGCAAGGATGGCACTTTGGAAAGAAAACAAAGATTTCAACCACGGAACCGGACATGGAGTAGGAAGTTTTATGAATGTACATGAAGGTCCGCAGAATATCAGAAAAGACATGAATCCGCAGGAATTAATTCCAGGAATGGTTTTGTCAAATGAACCAGGGTTCTACTACGACTACCATTATGGGATCCGTCACGAAAACTTAATTGCCGTGAAGGAAACAGAAACCACAGACTTCGGAACATTTTATGAATTCGAAACATTAACACTTTGTCCATTCGACAAGAAAGTAATCAATGCTGATTTATTGACGCCACCAGAAAAAGAATGGCTGAACAATTATCACCGTTGGTGCGAAGAAAAGCTCGCCGCAGATTTGCAGGGAGACATCAAGGAATGGTTCTTAGAACTTGTAAAACCGATCTAA
- a CDS encoding nucleoside deaminase yields MAQQLKEIDGKYLRRCLELAKEAVEAGDEAFGSILVDEDGKIIEEARNRVNEKTILAHPEIDLAYWAAENLSEEERAKTTMYTTGEHCPMCSAAHGWVGLGALVYLSSARQLGEWQKEYNLPEAKINFLPVEDIIKNIEIRGPAEGDLLEEIKKLHQKAWTKK; encoded by the coding sequence ATGGCGCAACAATTAAAAGAAATAGACGGTAAATATTTAAGAAGATGTTTGGAACTGGCTAAAGAAGCGGTGGAAGCTGGTGATGAAGCATTCGGTTCTATTTTGGTCGATGAAGACGGAAAGATTATCGAAGAAGCGCGAAACCGTGTGAATGAAAAAACGATTCTGGCACATCCCGAAATTGATCTCGCCTATTGGGCTGCAGAGAATTTATCGGAGGAAGAAAGAGCAAAGACAACGATGTACACCACCGGTGAACATTGCCCGATGTGTTCGGCGGCGCATGGCTGGGTTGGTTTGGGAGCCTTGGTTTATTTGAGTTCTGCCAGACAGTTGGGAGAATGGCAAAAAGAATACAATCTTCCAGAAGCTAAAATTAATTTTTTACCTGTTGAAGATATCATTAAAAATATAGAAATTCGTGGCCCGGCGGAAGGTGATTTGCTGGAAGAGATTAAGAAATTGCATCAAAAAGCATGGACTAAAAAATAA
- a CDS encoding dipeptidase, giving the protein MNQPVIDLHCDLLSYLTRPNSSIYNTEDVGCAVPYLKEANVKLQIMAIFAPVEANSHQYGLKQSEIFKNLNAEENELYRFEKQHLATFQTNENIGMLASVESGSAFCDENISLKEGFENLEKIIENVGSILYISFTHHAENRFGGGNYSTAGLKNDGKALIDYMHNRNIAIDFSHTSDGLAYDILNYISKENINVPIIASHSNYRPVFDHKRNLPDDVAKEIINKQGLIGLNFVRAFVNPEKVEALEEHVAHGLSLGAENAICYGADYFYTKDNPDKSRIPFYFAAHENAGCYPEINKVLEQQFGAEQTNKISNQNALEFIERIWK; this is encoded by the coding sequence ATGAATCAACCTGTAATCGATCTTCACTGCGATCTACTCAGTTATCTCACGCGACCGAATTCCAGCATTTACAATACCGAAGATGTTGGTTGCGCAGTTCCCTATTTGAAAGAAGCAAATGTGAAGTTACAAATCATGGCCATTTTTGCGCCGGTAGAAGCGAACAGTCATCAATATGGATTAAAGCAAAGCGAAATTTTCAAGAATTTAAATGCGGAAGAAAATGAATTATACCGTTTTGAAAAACAACATTTAGCCACTTTTCAAACCAATGAAAATATCGGAATGTTGGCTTCCGTAGAAAGTGGTTCCGCTTTCTGTGACGAGAATATTTCTTTGAAAGAAGGTTTTGAAAACTTAGAAAAGATTATTGAAAATGTTGGATCAATTCTGTATATCAGTTTTACACATCATGCTGAAAACAGATTTGGTGGCGGCAACTACTCCACTGCCGGCTTAAAAAATGACGGAAAAGCGTTAATCGATTATATGCATAATAGAAACATCGCCATCGATTTTTCGCATACGAGTGATGGTTTGGCGTATGACATTTTAAATTATATTTCGAAAGAAAATATCAACGTTCCGATTATCGCGAGTCATTCCAATTACCGTCCGGTTTTTGATCATAAACGGAATTTACCCGATGATGTTGCGAAAGAAATCATTAACAAACAAGGTTTAATAGGACTCAACTTTGTGCGGGCTTTTGTAAATCCAGAAAAGGTCGAAGCACTTGAAGAACATGTTGCGCATGGACTTAGCTTGGGCGCAGAAAATGCAATCTGTTATGGTGCAGATTATTTCTATACGAAAGACAATCCAGACAAATCCAGAATTCCTTTCTATTTTGCAGCACATGAAAATGCTGGTTGTTATCCCGAGATTAATAAAGTTTTGGAACAGCAATTTGGTGCTGAACAAACGAATAAAATAAGCAATCAGAATGCTTTGGAGTTTATTGAACGGATTTGGAAGTAA
- a CDS encoding MepB family protein has product MTLKKTPFPDLESIDELVFKPCSFSLKNIQPESESQEYAAQIFQLNEYKVLFRKAKITPTKTGQFVTLWKRNEKGITEPFDITDKLNLYLIATKTPTNFGIFIFPKKVLHENKVLSDHKRDGKRGIRVYPSWDETTSKQAQKTQVWQTEYFLDLSDTEQIDLNRAKNLLRMEQIDGLVR; this is encoded by the coding sequence ATGACTTTAAAAAAAACACCATTTCCCGACCTTGAATCAATTGATGAATTGGTTTTTAAACCGTGTAGTTTTAGTTTGAAAAACATTCAACCCGAATCAGAAAGCCAGGAATATGCTGCCCAAATTTTTCAACTCAATGAATATAAAGTCCTGTTTCGAAAAGCCAAAATCACTCCAACAAAAACAGGACAATTTGTAACCCTTTGGAAAAGAAATGAGAAAGGAATTACAGAACCTTTTGATATCACAGACAAATTAAATCTTTACCTAATTGCAACAAAAACTCCAACAAACTTCGGCATTTTCATATTTCCGAAAAAGGTCTTGCACGAAAATAAAGTTTTATCCGATCACAAAAGAGACGGGAAACGCGGTATAAGAGTTTATCCAAGTTGGGATGAAACGACCAGCAAACAGGCACAGAAAACCCAAGTCTGGCAAACTGAATATTTTTTAGATTTATCTGATACCGAGCAAATTGATTTGAATCGAGCTAAGAATTTATTGAGGATGGAACAAATCGACGGATTAGTAAGATAG